A genomic segment from Nicotiana tabacum cultivar K326 chromosome 7, ASM71507v2, whole genome shotgun sequence encodes:
- the LOC107767182 gene encoding uncharacterized protein LOC107767182, with amino-acid sequence MDMVEAQAITEEVLQTHINRETQHDNQNKCQQIMEIDMVEAQPITKEVLQTFDSIHVEGQIIIEIDNEQALGIQVLESVLVIEEVAEKISTQLTRRRSNLKQKESPTMILRENASLDEIKVGLVFDKKKSIINYFSSIAIKGHFEFKVVRSSSTIYLLKCNDDRCGWWVRAFRIKDSTLFKIVKIEKKHDCSVNTMKADQRHVTLKLISGYIIDNLRGPRFEVTPAFVMVEMQKLHGLDIGYHKAWRAIQLASALIRGTPEENYELLSSYLYMMTSKNSGTYTNIKIDDNNRFLYMFYAYGSSISGWNHCRPVISVDATFLKSKFRDVLIISDSKDANNQIFPLAFGIAESENNNSYEWYFNQLRNAIGSHENLIFLSDRHQAIAYDIAKVYPESHHGICIYHLE; translated from the exons ATGGATATGGTTGAAGCTCAAGCAATAACTGAAGAGGTGCTTCAAACACATATCAACAGAGAAACTCAacatgacaatcaaaacaaatgccAACAGATAATGGAAATAGATATGGTTGAAGCTCAACCAATAACTAAAGAGGTGCTTCAAACATTTGATTCTATTCATGTAGAAGGACAAATCATTATAGAGATTGACAACGAACAAGCTTTGGGTATTCAAGTCTTAGAGAGTGTACTGGTAATCGAAGAAGTTGCTGAAAAAATCTCTACTCAACTAACTAGACGAAGatcaaatttgaaacaaaaagaatccccaactatGATATTAAGAGAAAATGCTTCGTTGGATGAAATAAAAGTGGGATTAGTATTTGACAAAAAGAAGAGTATAATTAACTATTTTTCGAGCATAGCAATTAAAGGACATTTTGAATTCAAGGTTGTTAGATCAAGCTCAACAATATATTTGTTGAAATGCAATGATGATAGGTGTGGTTGGTGGGTGCGTGCTTTTAGAATTAAAGATTCAACACTGTTCAAGATagtaaagattgagaaaaagcatGACTGCTCTGTTAACACTATGAAAGCTGATCAAAGGCATGTAACTTTAAAGTTGATTAGTGGTTACATTATTGACAATCTTCGAGGCCCAAGGTTTGAAGTTACACCAGCTTTTGTCATGGTAGAGATGCAAAAGTTGCATGGACTAGACATTGGATATCACAAGGCGTGGCGTGCTATTCAACTTGCTTCCGCTTTAATAAGAGGAACTCCCGAAGAGAATTATGAATTATTGTCTTCATACTTGTATATGATGACAAGTAAAAATTCGGGAACTTATACTAACATAAAAATAGACGACAATAACAG gtttctttatatgttttatgcatatGGATCATCAATATCTGGTTGGAATCATTGTAGACCAGTGATTTCTGTTGATGCAACCTTTTTGAAGTCAAAATTTCGTGATGTTTTAATAATTTCAGATTCAAAGGATGCAAATAACCAAATTTTCCCACTAGCCTTTGGAATAGCAGAATCTGAAAATAACAATTCCTATGAGTGGTACTTTAATCAGCTTCGCAATGCAATTGGGAgccatgagaatttaatttttttatcagacAGGCATCAAGCTATTGCATATGACATTGCAAAGGTATATCCTGAAAGCCATCATGGGATTTGCATCTATCATTTGGAGTAG